Proteins from one Pseudomonadota bacterium genomic window:
- a CDS encoding arginine deiminase-related protein, which translates to MKTTDSKKISPTHGRWLICRPKDYDVRYKINPWMDLSNVPDQALAVTQWSELEQELLRCGAQIEYIEHADGQPDMVFTANGGLVRGQDVVRARFRHAERGGEERHFQTWFEANGFKVHELSSGSFEGEGDALFAGNKLFCGWGFRSDLAVYDQIGTILQVQEIIPVQLQDERFYHLDTCFCPLNNSLALIYPGAFSRKDLEILGRAIELIYVSDSDALHFVCNAVVLGKDIILPAGCPDTYALLTQRGFTSHPVELGEFIKAGGAAKCLSLKLAHGSQT; encoded by the coding sequence ATGAAGACCACCGACTCCAAGAAAATATCGCCCACACACGGTCGGTGGCTCATATGCCGCCCAAAGGACTACGATGTACGGTACAAGATTAATCCCTGGATGGATCTCAGTAACGTTCCTGATCAGGCGCTCGCCGTTACTCAATGGAGCGAACTTGAGCAGGAGCTTTTGCGATGCGGCGCTCAGATTGAGTATATAGAGCACGCAGATGGGCAGCCCGATATGGTGTTTACCGCTAACGGTGGGCTAGTACGGGGGCAAGATGTTGTGCGTGCACGCTTTCGCCACGCAGAGCGAGGGGGAGAGGAGCGCCACTTTCAGACCTGGTTTGAGGCCAACGGCTTTAAGGTGCATGAGCTCAGCTCTGGGAGCTTTGAGGGCGAGGGGGACGCGCTCTTTGCTGGTAATAAGCTCTTTTGCGGCTGGGGTTTTCGCTCTGATCTAGCAGTATACGATCAAATTGGCACTATCTTACAGGTGCAGGAGATTATACCGGTTCAACTGCAGGATGAGCGGTTTTATCACCTAGATACCTGTTTTTGTCCCCTAAATAATAGCCTAGCCCTGATCTATCCCGGTGCTTTCTCTCGCAAAGACTTAGAGATACTTGGGCGTGCAATTGAGCTGATTTATGTATCGGACTCGGACGCCCTCCATTTTGTGTGTAATGCTGTGGTGTTGGGTAAGGATATTATACTACCAGCCGGGTGCCCGGATACATACGCGCTGCTGACGCAACGTGGCTTTACGTCACATCCCGTTGAGTTGGGGGAGTTTATTAAAGCTGGTGGAGCTGCTAAGTGTCTATCCTTAAAACTGGCACATGGCTCTCAAACTTGA
- the udk gene encoding uridine kinase, translated as MTKIVAIAGGTASGKTTLARDLLRLGGEDLVQIVPLDAYYQCNGHLPLEQRAAVNYDHPLAFEISVLAQQLAVLSRGEVVDIPVYDFATHSRSAVTKRIKPTALILVEGILALHFTELRSFYSRSVFVDTPEALRLSRRIARDVRERGRTEASVHEQWNENVHPMHLEFCEPTKAIALEIFDGAAWNDEQVLALLERLG; from the coding sequence ATGACTAAGATAGTAGCGATAGCAGGGGGAACGGCGAGCGGAAAGACTACGCTAGCGCGCGACCTACTTCGACTTGGTGGTGAGGATCTAGTTCAGATCGTACCCCTTGATGCCTATTACCAGTGCAACGGGCACCTGCCCCTTGAGCAGCGCGCCGCCGTTAACTACGATCACCCACTGGCCTTTGAGATCTCAGTTTTGGCGCAACAGCTAGCAGTACTTAGCCGGGGGGAGGTGGTTGATATACCTGTATACGATTTTGCAACGCACTCCCGCTCGGCTGTTACGAAGCGGATTAAGCCAACAGCTCTGATCCTGGTTGAGGGGATCTTGGCGCTGCACTTTACAGAGCTGCGTAGTTTTTATTCACGCTCTGTGTTCGTCGATACGCCCGAGGCTTTGCGATTATCGCGCCGTATTGCGCGTGATGTTCGTGAGCGAGGGCGCACAGAAGCCTCGGTGCATGAACAGTGGAATGAGAACGTACACCCGATGCATCTGGAGTTCTGTGAACCAACTAAGGCTATCGCCCTAGAGATCTTTGATGGGGCGGCTTGGAACGACGAGCAGGTCTTGGCGTTGTTAGAGCGCTTAGGATAG